A region of Rhizobium indicum DNA encodes the following proteins:
- a CDS encoding carboxylesterase/lipase family protein, with protein MKRTFLYYCALISALAAMTASIVGAPALAEEFVASQSKTVVETNKGSLVGALDDGIYSYLGVPYAHADRFMPAEEVAPWKGIRPAVTYGENCFIPRMKEVAGDELFNPHRYLPMSEACQFLNIWTPAIKDGKKRPIMVWIHGGGFTNGSGIELTSYDGHNLSKDGDVVVVTLNHRLNVLGFLDLSAYGEKYKRSGNASVTDLVAALKWVHDNAEAFGGDPGNVTIFGQSGGGYKVRALMGTPSAKGLFQKAIVQSGSRTDSVVDQASSRKVAELTLANLGLKAEEIDKLADIDYYDLLAAADKAVKDAAAKGAKDARYAPVQDGDYIPANPVGTEWVDQAKDIPLMVGNTLNEFETVISHKAGELFADNKNNWDEDKSQAKLKERFADKADAVGKAFMAAYPEKKIADAYFLDLRFRPGAIRDLDLKAKQNGAPVYSYMFAYESPVLDGIAMAWHCAELPYVFANAALVKTSTGGGSDALALSRKVSQAWVNFARNGKPSAEGLPDWPAYTTDKPATMVLDKEPRVAVDLDRKLLQAAGAL; from the coding sequence AGTTTGTTGCTTCGCAGAGCAAGACGGTCGTCGAAACCAACAAGGGCAGTCTCGTCGGCGCACTCGACGATGGCATCTACAGCTATCTTGGCGTCCCCTATGCACATGCCGACCGCTTCATGCCAGCGGAAGAGGTCGCGCCTTGGAAAGGCATCCGTCCCGCAGTCACCTATGGTGAGAACTGCTTCATCCCCCGCATGAAGGAAGTGGCCGGCGACGAACTCTTCAATCCGCACCGCTATCTGCCGATGAGCGAAGCCTGCCAGTTTCTGAACATCTGGACGCCAGCGATCAAGGACGGAAAGAAGCGGCCGATCATGGTTTGGATCCATGGGGGCGGCTTCACCAATGGCTCCGGCATCGAGCTGACCTCGTATGACGGCCATAATCTGAGCAAGGACGGCGATGTCGTCGTCGTCACCCTCAACCACCGGCTCAACGTGCTCGGCTTCCTCGATCTTTCCGCCTACGGAGAGAAATATAAACGGTCGGGCAATGCCAGCGTCACCGATCTCGTTGCTGCGCTGAAATGGGTCCACGACAATGCCGAGGCCTTTGGCGGCGATCCCGGCAACGTGACGATTTTCGGCCAGTCCGGCGGCGGCTACAAGGTGCGCGCCCTGATGGGGACGCCGTCAGCCAAGGGCCTCTTCCAGAAGGCCATCGTCCAGAGCGGCTCCCGGACCGATTCCGTCGTCGATCAGGCATCCTCGCGGAAGGTGGCCGAACTGACGCTTGCCAACCTCGGTCTCAAGGCTGAGGAAATCGACAAGCTTGCCGACATCGACTACTACGATCTCCTTGCCGCAGCCGACAAAGCCGTCAAAGACGCGGCCGCCAAGGGTGCGAAGGACGCCCGCTACGCACCTGTTCAGGACGGCGACTACATTCCCGCGAACCCTGTCGGGACAGAGTGGGTCGACCAGGCCAAGGACATTCCCCTGATGGTCGGGAACACCCTCAACGAGTTCGAGACGGTGATCAGTCACAAGGCGGGCGAGCTTTTTGCCGACAACAAGAACAACTGGGACGAAGACAAGTCTCAGGCCAAGCTGAAGGAGCGCTTCGCCGACAAGGCCGACGCGGTCGGCAAGGCATTCATGGCCGCCTACCCCGAGAAAAAGATCGCCGACGCCTATTTCCTCGATCTGCGCTTCCGGCCGGGAGCCATCCGTGATCTCGACCTGAAGGCAAAGCAGAACGGGGCTCCGGTCTACTCCTACATGTTTGCCTACGAGTCACCGGTCCTGGATGGGATTGCCATGGCCTGGCATTGTGCGGAACTGCCCTACGTGTTTGCAAACGCCGCCTTGGTCAAGACATCGACCGGCGGTGGCAGCGACGCGCTGGCGCTTTCCAGGAAGGTGAGCCAGGCCTGGGTCAACTTCGCGCGCAACGGCAAGCCGAGCGCCGAGGGCTTGCCCGACTGGCCGGCCTATACAACCGACAAACCAGCGACCATGGTCCTCGACAAGGAGCCCCGCGTGGCGGTCGATCTCGATCGCAAGCTGCTGCAGGCAGCGGGCGCCCTTTAG